A single window of Anaerocolumna chitinilytica DNA harbors:
- a CDS encoding alpha/beta fold hydrolase — protein sequence MKLNHEIYKSDDAKNEIISMYDEFVKRYEFVKSIQIETIQGITHVLVCGEENKPPLILLHGSGMNSSMWLGELQEYAKYYRVYAVDIPGEPGKSFPIQMPLTDNSYSKWLHDVMTKLNVRKANVVGISLGGWMALNYAIVFPDDVDRLVLISPSGIGKQKVSFLLYAIWYGLRGEKGVEKLISKINGGKQLHPNMLRYQKCIRNGFQYRTGKIPILSDEEIQNLAVPCCIIVGEKDIMLSSQDTIQRIKKLLPQAQTNYLEGEGHALVNVTKKVCDFLLQDRCN from the coding sequence ATGAAGTTAAATCATGAAATATATAAATCAGATGATGCAAAAAATGAGATCATTAGTATGTATGACGAATTTGTCAAAAGGTATGAATTTGTAAAAAGTATTCAAATTGAGACCATTCAAGGGATAACTCATGTTTTAGTGTGTGGAGAGGAAAATAAACCACCATTGATCTTACTCCACGGATCAGGGATGAATTCTTCCATGTGGCTGGGAGAGCTTCAGGAATATGCAAAATATTACCGAGTGTATGCGGTAGATATACCAGGTGAGCCAGGAAAGAGCTTCCCAATACAAATGCCACTTACTGATAATTCCTATTCTAAATGGTTACATGACGTGATGACGAAGTTAAATGTTAGAAAAGCAAATGTTGTAGGAATATCACTGGGGGGATGGATGGCTCTAAATTATGCAATCGTATTTCCAGACGATGTCGATAGACTTGTTCTTATATCGCCTTCAGGAATTGGGAAACAAAAAGTATCTTTTTTATTATATGCTATTTGGTATGGTTTAAGGGGAGAGAAAGGTGTAGAAAAGCTAATAAGCAAGATAAATGGAGGAAAACAACTGCACCCAAATATGTTACGATATCAAAAGTGTATTCGAAATGGATTCCAATACAGAACGGGAAAAATACCGATATTATCTGATGAAGAGATTCAGAATTTGGCAGTTCCTTGTTGTATTATTGTCGGAGAGAAAGATATTATGCTTTCTTCCCAAGACACAATCCAGAGAATAAAAAAACTTTTACCGCAAGCACAAACGAATTATTTAGAGGGTGAAGGACATGCACTTGTAAATGTTACAAAAAAGGTGTGCGACTTTTTGCTTCAAGACCGCTGTAATTGA
- a CDS encoding nitroreductase family protein yields MLDAIFQRRSIRKFLDKPVSQDLVTEIIRAGMYAPSAKNKRSWSFIVCDIEESLSKIQQVHQWTKMLDTAPICIVVCGDTEQESYPGSYVADCSLATENIMIAAKSLGLDTCWISFYPYKEWENSFSDLFQLPDHIKPFCGIALGYGNEHHQQPDRFESEKIHFNKW; encoded by the coding sequence ATGTTAGATGCTATTTTCCAACGAAGAAGTATAAGAAAGTTTTTAGATAAACCAGTAAGTCAGGATTTGGTTACAGAAATAATTCGGGCAGGAATGTATGCCCCATCTGCAAAAAATAAGCGTTCGTGGAGTTTTATTGTTTGTGATATAGAGGAATCCCTTTCAAAAATACAGCAGGTTCATCAATGGACCAAAATGCTTGATACCGCTCCCATATGTATTGTGGTATGTGGAGATACAGAACAGGAATCTTATCCGGGGAGTTATGTTGCCGATTGCAGTCTTGCCACAGAAAATATTATGATTGCCGCTAAGTCACTCGGTTTGGATACCTGTTGGATTAGCTTTTACCCTTACAAGGAATGGGAGAACTCTTTTTCGGATTTATTTCAACTTCCCGACCACATTAAGCCCTTTTGTGGGATAGCCTTGGGGTATGGAAATGAGCATCACCAACAGCCCGATAGGTTTGAGTCAGAAAAAATTCATTTTAATAAATGGTAA
- a CDS encoding helix-turn-helix domain-containing protein — MNSYYSTYFQQFNPSLLVASLNVVASNWGETNCCYDYHKFYYFQDGEATLTIQQNTFHPQKGELYLIPAGVKHTYSHNPKHPVYKYWCHFSINPSDVWHFCYHRDTLFCYPDPDSIIPLFEQLIQTYQAPSMLSAMKQNYLLTKLCYEFFSKVDFPLLLRETKSSFYSSISNYIQEHITEKILLQELADLTHLQKNYFISRFTKEFGSTPIDYINALRLESIARYLHAQPSASISEAAFLYGFQDYRYFTRLFKQRYGITPSSFRMSLQATSPNIN, encoded by the coding sequence ATGAATTCTTATTACTCTACCTATTTTCAACAGTTTAATCCTAGTCTGCTTGTTGCCAGCCTGAATGTGGTTGCATCCAATTGGGGGGAAACTAATTGCTGCTACGATTACCACAAGTTTTATTATTTTCAGGACGGCGAAGCCACCCTTACCATCCAGCAAAATACCTTTCATCCCCAAAAAGGAGAGCTTTACTTAATCCCTGCCGGCGTAAAACACACTTACAGTCATAATCCGAAACACCCTGTTTATAAATACTGGTGTCATTTTTCCATAAATCCTTCCGACGTCTGGCATTTTTGCTATCACCGTGATACCTTGTTTTGCTACCCTGATCCGGATAGTATCATTCCTTTATTTGAGCAGCTGATACAGACCTATCAGGCTCCTTCTATGTTGTCAGCAATGAAACAAAACTATTTGCTTACTAAATTATGTTATGAATTTTTCAGCAAGGTTGATTTTCCACTTCTTTTGCGTGAAACCAAGAGCAGCTTTTACTCCAGTATAAGTAATTATATCCAGGAGCATATCACAGAGAAGATTCTGCTACAGGAACTTGCTGACCTTACACACCTGCAAAAGAATTATTTTATTTCCAGATTTACAAAGGAATTTGGCAGCACTCCCATTGATTATATTAATGCTCTGCGGCTTGAGAGTATAGCAAGATATTTGCATGCTCAGCCATCCGCAAGTATTAGTGAAGCAGCATTTCTATACGGTTTTCAGGACTATCGCTATTTCACCCGTCTATTTAAGCAAAGATATGGGATTACACCCTCATCCTTTCGAATGAGTTTACAAGCCACTTCTCCTAATATAAACTAA
- a CDS encoding oxidoreductase has protein sequence MQHRALNTEEIKQIVQAFGSAAKICKDCRADGIEVHALHEGYMLDCFAMEFFNQRIDEYGGSLDNRLRFAKEIVEAIKTSCGPNYPVAMRFSLKSTHIKEFFNYSGLEAKSRTPFL, from the coding sequence ATTCAGCATCGCGCCTTAAATACTGAGGAAATCAAACAAATTGTTCAGGCGTTTGGCAGTGCAGCGAAAATCTGCAAAGATTGCCGAGCCGATGGAATCGAAGTACACGCTCTTCACGAAGGCTATATGCTTGACTGTTTTGCAATGGAATTTTTTAATCAGCGCATAGACGAATATGGAGGCAGCCTTGACAACCGCCTGCGGTTTGCCAAAGAAATTGTAGAGGCAATCAAAACTTCGTGTGGTCCTAATTATCCTGTAGCGATGAGATTCAGTTTAAAAAGCACTCATATCAAAGAATTCTTCAATTACAGCGGTCTTGAAGCAAAAAGTCGCACACCTTTTTTGTAA
- a CDS encoding nitroreductase family protein, with protein MQLLDAITKRRSIRKYTSEEISTNTMEQIKSFSRSVKPLDESIKTEMDFVSGAAVKLDFNLPITAPYYIVFYSEKKEGYLTNAGFMLQQMDLYLFTIGLGSLWLGVGRPEQKVKNNMEYVIVLAFGIPDAPPRLGFSEFNMSTLYDISTKRKPISEIMLGQDERIEYARVAPSTSNSQPWFFVCQDGRIEVYIVKRAESDNFINNDGNFELKREKVSDEVQKRYSRNNQIDIGIALCHLWLASIHIGKPFSFNFGGKPILELAPNEYEFFGTIS; from the coding sequence ATGCAACTATTAGATGCAATAACTAAAAGAAGATCAATCCGCAAGTACACTTCGGAAGAAATCTCAACAAATACTATGGAGCAGATTAAATCATTCAGCAGGAGTGTAAAACCGCTGGATGAAAGCATAAAAACTGAAATGGATTTTGTCTCCGGAGCTGCGGTGAAGCTGGACTTTAATTTGCCCATCACTGCACCATATTACATTGTATTTTACTCAGAGAAAAAAGAGGGCTATTTGACCAATGCAGGCTTTATGTTACAGCAGATGGATCTTTATCTCTTCACCATCGGTCTTGGAAGCCTTTGGTTAGGAGTAGGGAGACCGGAACAAAAAGTAAAGAATAACATGGAGTATGTTATCGTTCTTGCTTTCGGTATACCGGACGCCCCGCCCCGCCTCGGATTTTCGGAATTCAACATGAGTACACTTTATGATATTTCAACAAAACGTAAACCAATATCTGAAATAATGCTAGGTCAGGACGAAAGGATTGAGTATGCCCGTGTAGCGCCGTCTACTTCCAACTCACAGCCATGGTTTTTTGTGTGTCAGGACGGACGTATTGAAGTATATATCGTTAAGAGGGCAGAATCTGATAATTTCATTAACAACGATGGTAACTTTGAATTAAAACGCGAAAAAGTATCGGATGAAGTACAAAAACGCTACTCGCGAAACAACCAGATCGACATTGGAATTGCACTATGCCACCTGTGGCTTGCAAGTATTCATATCGGAAAGCCATTTTCTTTTAATTTTGGTGGCAAACCTATACTAGAATTAGCACCAAATGAATATGAATTTTTCGGAACGATATCATAA
- a CDS encoding alpha-L-fucosidase gives MPEKFEASFESLKNYECPEWFRNVKFGIWSHWGPQSVPMCGDWYARNMYIQGTDQYNYHIRHYGHPSKFGYLDLCKRWKAEKFDPDELMDLYYKAGARYFVAQAMHHDNFFNYASKINRYNSVNIGPGKDICGMWKAAAERYHMPFGLTEHLGASFSWWHTNKGADTYGPYKGVPYDGNNIEHIDFYHANNEHILPEGKMAQWLTENKKFHQYWLDTIKELTDLYHPDLLYSDSGLPFEEEGYQPGLEAVSYLYNDSIKIHGKNQAVYNQKNREAEIYRVGVLDIEKSQLDQIQEKPWQTDTCIGNWFYDAKQKYKKPDQIIEMLVDIISKNGTMLLNILQRPDGTIDEEARFILEELAKWFEICGEAVYDTRPFRRFGEGDTRVMIEGFKEDKTEWNSSDYRFTSKDNTLYAYLMKAPDSRVAVIKTLTSDEKVSAVSLLGYGPVDYSQYYGVLTVKLPAVLPTGYTNCLKINF, from the coding sequence ATGCCTGAAAAATTCGAAGCGTCCTTTGAATCATTGAAAAACTATGAATGCCCGGAATGGTTTAGAAATGTTAAATTCGGTATCTGGAGTCACTGGGGACCACAGAGTGTACCTATGTGCGGGGACTGGTATGCAAGAAATATGTATATACAGGGAACTGACCAGTACAATTATCATATTAGACACTACGGACATCCCTCAAAATTCGGTTATCTGGACTTATGTAAACGCTGGAAAGCGGAGAAATTCGATCCTGATGAGCTTATGGATTTGTATTATAAAGCAGGTGCCAGATATTTTGTGGCACAGGCAATGCACCATGATAATTTTTTTAACTATGCATCAAAAATAAACCGGTATAATTCTGTTAATATTGGGCCTGGTAAGGATATATGCGGGATGTGGAAAGCTGCGGCCGAAAGATATCATATGCCTTTTGGACTGACGGAACATTTAGGAGCCTCCTTTTCCTGGTGGCATACCAACAAGGGAGCAGATACATACGGACCTTACAAAGGGGTACCCTATGACGGCAATAACATAGAGCATATAGACTTTTATCATGCAAATAATGAGCATATTCTCCCAGAAGGCAAAATGGCACAGTGGTTGACCGAAAATAAAAAGTTTCACCAATATTGGCTGGATACCATAAAAGAGTTAACCGATTTGTATCACCCTGATCTACTTTATTCCGACAGTGGGCTGCCTTTTGAAGAGGAGGGTTATCAGCCGGGGCTTGAGGCAGTCTCTTACCTGTATAATGATTCAATTAAAATACATGGTAAAAACCAGGCGGTATATAACCAGAAGAACAGAGAGGCAGAAATCTACAGGGTAGGAGTTCTGGATATAGAAAAAAGCCAGCTGGATCAAATCCAGGAGAAACCGTGGCAGACAGATACCTGTATTGGCAACTGGTTTTATGATGCAAAGCAAAAGTATAAAAAACCGGATCAGATTATAGAAATGCTGGTGGACATTATTTCCAAGAATGGAACCATGTTGTTAAATATACTCCAAAGGCCGGACGGAACCATTGATGAGGAAGCCAGATTTATCCTTGAGGAGTTAGCAAAATGGTTTGAAATTTGCGGGGAAGCAGTTTATGATACCAGACCTTTCAGGAGATTTGGGGAAGGCGATACAAGAGTTATGATTGAAGGATTTAAGGAAGACAAGACCGAATGGAATTCATCCGATTACCGTTTCACTTCAAAAGATAATACCTTGTATGCATATCTTATGAAAGCACCGGATAGCAGAGTGGCTGTTATTAAAACACTTACATCTGATGAGAAAGTTTCTGCTGTATCATTATTAGGTTATGGTCCGGTGGATTATAGCCAGTATTATGGGGTTTTAACAGTAAAGCTTCCCGCTGTACTGCCGACCGGATATACGAATTGTTTAAAAATTAACTTTTAG
- a CDS encoding DNRLRE domain-containing protein, whose protein sequence is MNKNSFYTPDISKISNNHPNTTIELTNKRTQFSTCFANPDGSFTEVIYNTPQFYQDTQEKQWRKIDNTLHTVANNFENTYNRMRVKFKNKVSTANLLIISEGEKSISLNPVNANTVKGKVDGTGITYTNIFPGTDLSYQLQGMSVKENIIFSQLPDNNTLTFELNLKGVIDVVEPDGTITFSTDDGDKIWVFRKPYMIDANNKITDKVTLVLRKEEQGTYLDVVADYDFLQDDSTQYPVVLDPTIDTWDVMEDTFVASQFPTSTFSNLPLTYTGNDPSYYGIMRSLTKFFLPSLPSSSRILSASFNAYQTNSDTTNSTIGLHRITSNWGSSVTWNTQPVTNTAPESTTTNNAFNTYWQWDITQLVKDWYNGSLSNYGFVLKQQPETASFRSFRSVNSGNFTPRLSINYYIDALGIESFWSYTKDGVNPSNGNLVQQYTDFSIQGRGIPVSVVRTYNSRSLAAGIFGYGWRSNIELQVVDAGTGPITFIDSDGTRHIFGQAIDGTYTAAGGIYLTLVKHTDGTYSITQNNGTITNFNTTGNISSIVDTNNNITNYSYTSGRLSSITDASGRITTISYGTNGYVSTITYAGSRTVTYEYDANNNLTKYTNAIGKFITYGYDGNHNLTSITDERNITTETIAYDTANDRVSSVNRLITINGVVQTSASTYAYDTTNNVTSVVDGEGRRIDYTYNPNGNIVQTTENPLDPSTRAITTFFYDSNNNLTQIVDPNSNSAGGTSSYVYTYDSNGNITSYKQPENQIANYTYDSKNNLTQVNDFNNNITGFDYNANNNLTDIIDSNIQATASRYFSNGNTAYDTLAMSTTNNLIPNSSFEIFDSNNNASYWTKVTETGKTATFTLVNNPKFGLKSYSISNTTGWATIASSNIPVTTGQSYIVSAYYMAQNVVSSNRIIIKIEFFNSTNVKIGEQTYPYGLGAFYIADWARIQAVITSIPNGTSYLRVNLGISGAMSGILYFDGVQLEAGTVVSAYNLVENSSFERSTITSLMPDYWIGSSTLTAADHLDSSEKLVGSYSFKITGQSGINKFIRQRINLSGNGNSRFTLSGWSKQVGANPSGGYYELQIAINNTDGTTDWSNANDFRATTEGWQHIAVKVQPAQNKTFNSIDVYCYFYNQTGTAWFDAMRLEMESTITAYSYDTNGNYQTSVTDPYENEVISVFDAVGNVTSVTDAKNNTSSFAYNNINLLTQITDAKNGITSFEYDNAGNCVTVKDAKNHSTFYQYNEQNLLTSITNPLAQVTKFDFDKNGNTTKQIYPKGDTITYSYDALNRKNGVYYNGVQVWSYQYDRNSNITNTSNLLTGKSTAYTYDGNNQLTNVSEGSANSIGYGYDANDNLTTITATAGTTSLQFGATYDKLNQLIALQRNSTNLANIIYDERGNVVTIQRSNGIYTTLVYDALGRIASIGNYNTGSTPFDFLLYSYDANGNTTNIITGVGNLSYNYDSLNQLVKETSLEGAEIDYQYDAAGNIVQKKYIPPFGSATTTTYTYNSVNELISVGTQQYTYDVNGNLINNGNRIFVYDEINQLKQVKDSAGNMIASFVYDDKGRRISATVSGVTTYFHYNDNNNKVIYETDAANNITAEYTWDSFGNPVTFTKNGITYYYHLNAHGDTVGLTNSNGAIVATYEYDAWGNVTGQLGTMASANPYRYAGYRYDEYTGLYYLMARYYDPSIGRFINADNPLSVKELIDTLTKNPVPLKTPLTFIPNGYLYCANNPVNYTDPFGHLWNFNQPWNSVNNIAFTIDAAIFVIGLAIGLVGATGTIKEIFRKNAKGLVLQATKQALLKARLKLASTIINGIVAGLSLFLNLSFGMAIAKVWDRFDIHKNNGILDKIS, encoded by the coding sequence ATGAACAAAAACTCATTCTACACACCAGATATTAGCAAGATATCTAATAACCATCCGAACACCACGATAGAGCTGACAAACAAACGCACTCAATTTTCCACTTGCTTTGCAAATCCGGATGGCAGTTTTACAGAAGTTATATATAACACACCTCAATTTTATCAGGACACGCAAGAAAAACAATGGAGAAAAATAGATAATACCTTACACACTGTCGCAAACAACTTTGAAAATACTTATAACCGTATGAGAGTAAAGTTTAAGAATAAAGTTTCTACAGCTAATCTTTTAATAATTTCAGAAGGCGAAAAAAGTATTTCATTGAACCCAGTAAATGCAAATACTGTGAAAGGAAAAGTAGACGGCACTGGGATTACTTATACAAATATCTTCCCAGGTACTGACTTAAGTTACCAATTACAAGGCATGTCCGTAAAAGAAAATATAATCTTTTCGCAATTGCCAGATAACAACACTCTTACCTTTGAACTCAACTTAAAAGGAGTAATTGATGTTGTTGAACCAGATGGCACAATTACATTCTCTACAGATGACGGTGATAAGATATGGGTTTTTAGGAAGCCATATATGATCGATGCTAATAATAAAATTACAGATAAGGTAACTTTAGTATTGCGCAAGGAGGAGCAAGGGACTTATCTGGATGTGGTTGCGGATTATGACTTTCTTCAAGATGATTCGACTCAATATCCGGTTGTTCTTGACCCGACTATTGACACTTGGGATGTCATGGAAGATACCTTTGTAGCAAGCCAGTTTCCCACTTCAACTTTCTCAAATTTGCCGTTGACTTACACAGGAAATGATCCTTCCTATTATGGTATAATGCGTTCTCTTACAAAGTTTTTTCTGCCAAGTCTTCCGAGCAGCAGTAGAATTTTAAGCGCTTCCTTTAATGCATATCAGACTAATTCTGATACAACAAACTCTACAATTGGGCTGCATCGAATAACCAGTAACTGGGGAAGTTCGGTAACGTGGAATACTCAACCGGTAACAAATACTGCGCCTGAATCTACTACAACGAATAATGCTTTCAATACCTATTGGCAATGGGATATTACACAGCTCGTAAAAGATTGGTATAACGGCAGTCTATCAAATTATGGATTCGTACTGAAACAGCAGCCTGAAACGGCTTCCTTCCGGTCATTCAGAAGTGTTAACAGCGGTAATTTCACACCAAGACTTTCAATTAATTATTATATTGATGCATTGGGCATAGAAAGTTTTTGGAGCTATACAAAGGATGGAGTTAATCCTTCAAACGGTAACCTAGTACAGCAATATACCGACTTCTCAATTCAGGGGAGAGGTATCCCTGTAAGTGTTGTACGAACATACAATAGCCGAAGCTTGGCCGCAGGTATCTTTGGCTACGGCTGGAGAAGCAATATAGAGCTACAGGTCGTTGATGCCGGAACCGGTCCTATAACTTTTATCGACTCTGATGGTACAAGACATATTTTCGGGCAGGCAATAGATGGAACTTATACTGCTGCCGGTGGCATTTATCTTACTCTTGTGAAACATACAGATGGGACATACTCAATTACCCAAAACAATGGAACAATAACTAATTTTAACACCACCGGTAACATTAGTTCTATTGTTGATACCAACAACAATATCACAAATTATTCTTATACCAGTGGCAGATTAAGTTCTATTACAGACGCCTCCGGAAGAATAACAACAATATCCTATGGGACAAATGGATATGTATCAACCATCACTTATGCAGGAAGCAGAACTGTCACTTACGAGTATGATGCTAATAATAATTTGACGAAATATACGAACGCTATAGGTAAATTCATTACTTATGGCTATGATGGTAATCATAATCTAACTTCGATTACGGACGAAAGGAATATTACAACAGAAACGATTGCATATGATACTGCAAATGACAGGGTCAGCAGCGTAAATAGGCTTATTACAATTAACGGTGTCGTGCAGACAAGCGCCAGTACCTATGCATATGATACGACAAATAACGTCACCTCTGTGGTCGATGGAGAAGGCAGACGTATCGACTATACCTATAATCCCAATGGAAATATAGTTCAAACAACGGAAAACCCTTTGGATCCATCAACCAGAGCTATTACAACCTTCTTCTACGATAGTAATAATAACCTTACACAAATAGTTGATCCAAATTCGAATAGTGCCGGGGGCACAAGCTCTTATGTCTATACCTATGATTCCAATGGCAACATAACCAGTTATAAACAACCAGAAAATCAAATAGCTAATTACACTTATGATAGTAAAAATAATTTAACCCAGGTAAATGATTTTAACAATAATATTACCGGCTTTGATTACAATGCGAATAACAATTTGACAGATATAATTGATTCTAATATACAAGCTACCGCGAGCAGATATTTTTCTAATGGAAATACTGCTTATGATACGTTGGCTATGTCAACCACAAATAACCTCATTCCAAATTCCAGTTTTGAAATCTTTGATAGTAACAATAATGCTTCCTACTGGACAAAGGTAACTGAAACAGGGAAAACCGCAACTTTTACTTTGGTGAACAATCCGAAATTTGGTCTGAAAAGCTATAGCATTTCAAATACAACGGGCTGGGCTACTATAGCCTCCTCTAACATTCCTGTTACAACCGGACAGAGTTATATTGTGAGTGCCTATTATATGGCACAAAATGTTGTAAGTAGTAACCGTATAATTATTAAGATAGAATTCTTTAACAGCACTAATGTAAAAATAGGCGAGCAAACTTATCCTTATGGGCTGGGGGCTTTCTATATAGCTGACTGGGCACGCATACAAGCCGTAATAACTTCCATTCCGAACGGAACAAGTTACCTAAGGGTTAATCTTGGGATAAGCGGAGCCATGAGCGGCATCCTTTATTTCGATGGTGTTCAACTTGAGGCAGGCACAGTTGTCAGCGCATATAATCTTGTTGAAAATTCAAGTTTTGAACGTTCCACTATCACTTCTCTTATGCCCGACTACTGGATTGGAAGCAGTACTTTAACTGCTGCCGACCACTTGGACTCGTCCGAAAAATTAGTAGGATCCTATTCCTTTAAGATTACCGGGCAAAGTGGTATAAACAAATTTATCAGACAACGTATTAATCTTTCAGGTAATGGTAACAGCAGGTTTACATTATCCGGATGGTCAAAACAAGTCGGAGCTAATCCCTCCGGAGGGTATTATGAGTTACAGATAGCGATTAACAACACGGATGGCACCACAGACTGGAGTAATGCAAACGACTTTCGTGCAACCACCGAAGGCTGGCAGCATATTGCGGTAAAAGTCCAGCCTGCACAAAACAAAACATTCAATTCTATTGACGTATATTGCTATTTCTATAATCAAACCGGAACAGCATGGTTCGACGCAATGCGTTTAGAAATGGAATCGACTATCACTGCCTATAGTTACGATACCAATGGCAATTATCAAACAAGCGTCACGGATCCCTATGAGAACGAAGTTATATCTGTATTCGATGCTGTTGGAAATGTTACTTCCGTTACAGATGCCAAAAACAATACGAGTTCCTTTGCATACAACAACATAAACCTTCTAACCCAGATAACAGATGCCAAAAATGGAATTACATCTTTTGAATATGATAATGCAGGTAATTGTGTCACCGTAAAAGACGCTAAGAACCATTCTACCTTCTATCAATATAATGAACAAAATTTACTTACAAGCATTACAAATCCGTTGGCTCAAGTAACGAAATTTGACTTTGATAAAAATGGAAATACAACAAAACAAATTTATCCCAAAGGAGACACCATAACCTATTCTTACGATGCCCTAAACAGAAAAAATGGTGTATATTACAATGGTGTTCAAGTTTGGAGCTATCAATATGACAGGAATAGCAACATTACGAATACAAGTAACCTCCTGACAGGAAAATCAACAGCTTATACCTATGATGGAAATAATCAATTAACGAATGTATCCGAAGGGTCAGCCAACAGTATAGGATATGGTTATGATGCAAATGATAATCTTACAACCATTACTGCAACGGCCGGTACAACAAGCCTACAATTTGGAGCTACTTATGACAAATTAAATCAATTGATTGCGCTCCAAAGAAATTCAACAAACCTTGCTAACATCATTTATGATGAACGTGGAAATGTTGTAACAATTCAACGTTCAAACGGAATTTACACAACTTTAGTCTATGATGCTTTGGGCCGGATAGCTTCCATAGGAAATTACAATACGGGTAGTACACCATTTGATTTCTTACTATACTCTTACGATGCAAACGGAAATACCACCAATATAATAACCGGTGTGGGAAATCTTTCCTATAATTATGATTCATTAAATCAATTAGTAAAAGAAACATCTTTAGAAGGTGCAGAAATAGATTATCAATATGATGCGGCCGGCAACATTGTTCAAAAAAAGTATATACCGCCTTTTGGAAGTGCTACTACAACTACTTATACTTATAATAGTGTAAATGAACTTATATCCGTTGGAACACAGCAATACACCTATGATGTCAATGGTAACCTGATAAATAATGGTAATCGAATCTTTGTTTATGATGAGATCAATCAACTAAAACAGGTGAAGGACTCAGCCGGAAATATGATTGCATCCTTTGTATACGATGATAAAGGACGACGGATAAGTGCAACTGTATCGGGTGTTACAACTTATTTTCATTATAATGATAATAACAATAAGGTTATATACGAAACAGATGCTGCTAACAATATCACAGCCGAATATACTTGGGACTCTTTCGGAAACCCTGTAACATTTACCAAAAATGGTATAACTTACTATTATCATTTAAACGCACATGGTGATACAGTTGGATTGACGAATAGTAATGGAGCTATTGTGGCAACCTATGAATATGATGCTTGGGGAAATGTCACAGGACAATTGGGAACCATGGCATCAGCTAATCCATATCGGTATGCCGGATATCGGTACGATGAATATACGGGCTTATATTATCTGATGGCGAGATATTATGATCCGAGTATTGGAAGATTTATTAATGCAGACAATCCTTTATCTGTTAAAGAATTAATAGATACATTAACAAAAAATCCAGTACCTTTAAAAACCCCTTTAACATTCATACCAAATGGTTACCTATACTGTGCAAACAATCCTGTTAACTATACAGATCCTTTCGGGCATTTATGGAACTTTAATCAACCTTGGAATAGCGTGAATAATATTGCCTTCACTATTGATGCAGCTATCTTCGTTATAGGTCTGGCGATTGGCCTTGTAGGTGCTACAGGAACGATTAAAGAAATATTCAGAAAAAATGCTAAAGGCCTAGTACTTCAGGCAACAAAGCAAGCATTGCTGAAAGCCCGTTTAAAACTAGCTTCAACGATTATAAATGGAATTGTTGCAGGACTGAGTCTATTCTTAAATTTATCTTTTGGAATGGCAATAGCTAAAGTATGGGACAGATTTGATATTCATAAAAACAATGGCATCTTAGATAAAATATCTTAA
- a CDS encoding TetR/AcrR family transcriptional regulator: MKINSKKNDPRVNRTHNLIQDAFLSLASEKDFEAITVKDIADRAIINRATFYAHFEDKYALLDNLISETFTSLVSDKIKPEAELTEETLKELILIMCDYNETVKSHCKQVYRSASSLFDSKIQLKLYTIVKNLLLNKVTSTKVDEKKIDTYAIMISGSIYFATNQCHKEVKSNNNSELVSQILPFILAGIETAYV; encoded by the coding sequence ATGAAAATTAATTCTAAAAAAAATGATCCGCGGGTTAACAGAACACACAATTTAATCCAAGATGCATTTTTGTCCTTAGCAAGTGAAAAGGATTTTGAAGCTATAACAGTTAAGGATATAGCGGATAGGGCAATAATAAACAGGGCAACGTTTTATGCGCATTTTGAGGATAAATATGCACTTCTAGATAATTTGATTTCAGAGACATTTACGAGCTTAGTGTCAGATAAAATAAAACCTGAAGCAGAGTTAACAGAAGAAACTCTTAAAGAATTGATTTTAATCATGTGTGATTATAATGAAACAGTTAAATCTCACTGTAAACAAGTATATCGCTCTGCTTCTTCGCTATTTGATTCTAAGATACAATTAAAACTGTATACTATTGTTAAGAACTTGCTATTGAATAAAGTTACTAGTACTAAGGTTGATGAAAAAAAAATAGATACCTATGCCATAATGATCAGTGGTTCCATATATTTTGCCACAAATCAATGTCATAAGGAGGTAAAATCTAATAACAATTCTGAATTGGTCTCACAAATACTTCCTTTTATATTAGCAGGTATAGAAACAGCATATGTATAG